In the genome of Lactuca sativa cultivar Salinas chromosome 3, Lsat_Salinas_v11, whole genome shotgun sequence, the window tttgttttttcttataCTCtagatttaaatttaaaaattgaaatatagaACTACCATTATTCAAACATTGAAATCTAATAAAAAGGAAACTTGAAGATTTTTATGCTAAAGAGTTGTACTCTAAATCGGAACAAATTTACACATTATCATCTAAAAAGCATCCAATCTAGACACTAAAAAGAGTCGTATCTTCACCAAAATATGAACATGCATGCGATTGCTATAGCAACAACATCAATCTCAAAAGAGTCATCAACACTGCACAATATGAACAACATACAACTCTACCACTGCACAAACATTTTATTTTAAACCTTTCACTTTACAAAAGTCAGACTTTGTGTCCCTTTCCAAGAATCTAATTGCATTTTCCCCCTCCTACTTTTCATATTTCACCATTTCCTATCTCACACAAACACAAATATTCCACTTGtgtcaaactatatatatatatatataaatagaatAATTGATTTATGTTTACTTAATTACCTGAGGTAAAACCATTCCTACCAACCGATTTATTCTATCAGCTGTTACACACAACAACAGTGCCTGTGATGGTAACTTTATCACCATACACTGCataaatagaaaaatatataaaacttATGTAAACACATACAATTAAATATAagcaaaaattttgattttaatttgagATGACTTACGAGCTTCTTCTCTTGTAATCGTCCAAGAAAAGTTGAATGCTCATTCAATGCTCGGAAAACAATATGATCTACCTTTCCAGTGAATTTCCTGCAACTATTTTTGAGAAAATTACATTTtgatccctgtggtttgattttattTCCCGTTTCGTCCCTATCAGACATAAAATGACTAAACTTCCCATATAAAATTACTTTTAGAAAttgataaacaaaaaaaaaagtaaaagaaacaATATGACAAGGACAATTTAGTCATTGTATGTCTGTTAGGAACCAAAACCAAAATAAACTCAAACCGCAGGGTTGTCAGGGTTATAATTGAAAACAATCACATAACCACAGGGATCAAAAATGCAATTTTGTCAAAATATTTATGGATCAGAATAAATAGATCAATTTATAAGGTAGATCATATACTTATTTATCATTTCTTCTTCAGGTATAAGCGTATCTATTTGCATTGTCAATGGCCAATCTTTTGCAATCCTGAGAGAGTGTGTAAATAATATCAACAGATGAAAACAATATTTATGTTTTTCATTAttcttttaatttaattttatgcaTCAACTAATTGAAGCAATTTACTTACAACTCAGAAGTTTGGGGATTCCTGTATCCCTGCAATAAAAAAAACACAAGGCTTCAATTGTAATTTTGATCTTATAAAATAAAGGACAGGTGGCATGTTTTGAGACATACTTGTAATTTGGTAATAAAGACAGAGTTCCCTTGGCTTTCAACAGTTAAGTCTCCCTGAATCACACAACATGTTATATTTTTATTCCAACTAATTAACCAATTTCAATTACATTAAAAATGCAAATTTTACCTCCCATAGTTTTACATATAACCTCGATGAATCTGATTTAAGTGCACTTGATGTTTGTTGTGTGGGGCCCACAGTAGTTGCCACGCTGTCATTTACCTCAGTAGAATCCATTTCAGATGTGGGCATTGTTGTACTTGAAGTCCCTGGTAATGTTGCTGACTCAGCTTCCCCAGATGACGTGGGGTTTCCATTCAGGGGCTTTTTCGTAATTGTAAAATTTTGCAGATTATCATTCGTTGATGTAGTTTGAGGTGGCCCTGAAACTGGAGTAACATCTGTTTCTGTAGGGGTTTGATTCGAGGGCAAATTTGTAATTTCTGGTTGAGTTAAAGCATCACGAGCCACCATAAAACCTTCTGAAATAAGAACTAGATAATTTGGATTCTTCATAATATCAATAGTAGGATCGGTTTCTGAAGGGTTCCTTTTTGCCTGAAAAATCAAGGGCAATTTAGTAAATAAAACAAGAAAGTTAATAAGGACAAGAGGGGATTAATTAGTAATTACTGCATTGTAGATTGCTCTAAGTTTTGGAAGCTGTCTTGGACATATAACTGATAGGGAAACTAAACACTGCAACAAAAGAGAACTAACAAATATGAAATATGAGCAGAGTACAATCATTAATTACTAAAATGCCACTGATAGTGATAACACCTTTTTGAAATATTGAGCAACTGTTTCAGCATCAGATAAAGGGCTATCTGATTGCATCTCAATATAATCTGGTGGTATGTAAATTGGTGTAGGAAGTGGATATGGATTACTTGCAGCAACAAGGATACAATGCCTTTGATGATTTTGAATCCCATGTAAAGAAGGAAACATCTGTTCATCATAAATACTGAATTTAAGCCATATGAAGCAATAAAGATGTTGACTCGAAAGTCAAACCATACCATTAGAACTTCAGCAAGTCCTTCTGCAATTGCAGCATCACAAAAACCACCACCACTGAAGTTAATAGCTGATAACCATTCCAGAAACATGTTCATGTTTTTTGTCCAGCCACTTCTTTGTATCAAGCATGCTGCTCAATTACATAAAGCAAATTTGAGGATTGAGATATATACATAGATATAAATGTAAATAAAGCTTATGATATTCAAAAAGGAAAGATACATAATTACATACCACTGTAAGATCCATGAGCATTGAAATTCACAAGAGCCATTTCAACAGTAGGACTATCTGGATTCTGCATATGAGGAGGAAAAGGATAAATGAATCAAAATTTGACAAAATGGAGACTATAGATTGTGTATGAGCAATGCAGGCTTACCTTATCTTCATCACCACATAAAGACCTGcatgaataaataaaaaaattagggGAAAATGCAAGTTGTCAACAATCTAATGCTGAACGAATGAACCAATGTAAAATCAAATAAGAACTAAATACGAATTCTAAGTTAAATAGATTCGGTGATGATAGAATTGTAGATTATGTAGCCAAGAAGCTTCGTCACGATTGTAATTATTAACACCAAAACCAAAAGGTAATTTAATTACGATGATAAATGTATGTATTTAGAACTTAGATTTTCACATAATTTGAAATCGTAGACTGGATAAAGTACCTGATGATTTTCTCGAGATAATCGGTGACAATGGTGCGCCAGTGAGGACCCAAAGCGGCAGTGCCTTCAACCACGACGACGAGTTGCTTCGTCTCCGTCATCTGTTGGTGGATTCGATTAAGTACACATCCTCAACAATCAATTAAGCACACTCCGATACGGATAAACTATCTTCCTAACTAAAACGTAAAAGGACGAAATGATTGGCAAGTTTTACACAAAAATTGTCGAGTGTTTCGAGTTCGATACTTACTGATTTCGTCTCTGAAGTTTTACTCATTTCgcgaaaaatttcattttttcttcTCAACTTAGAATTCAGATTTGGAAGGTGGTTTGATTTTCTGTTGAAAACCGAAGGAAGATGGATACGAAGGGGGTTTTGTCATGCAATTGCAAGGTGACGGTAGCCATGGTTATAAAACTGCTTTCATAATAGGTGCTTCAAAGTCCGTACAACGGATCAGGCCAAGCCCAATCATTAGGCCCAATATCATGCAATTATGCAAATGCAAGTTTATGGATAAGAATTCATATAATCTAAAATGTAAATTTCAACAAATTCTCAAATTacacatttataaaaaaaaaaaaaaaaaaaaagtattcatCAAAAAGGTAATCCGGCTTTAAAAGCGTACTTTTACAAATAAAAATTGTAGTTTATGAATTATTATTATAGTATTTTATGAATTATTGTGATAAATAACAAGTAGTGAATCTTAAAAAAGTTGTATATCATAAAAACAGACAATTTTAACAAGTCCATTAAATAGAAATTAATATATTGTAATTAATGAAATAGTTTTATGTTGAAAAAAGAAATCAGATAACCGTTTTATGAAATAAAATATGGGTGATATTCGATTTATCATGGATACCAAAGGTAAATCAATGAATCAtacatatgtaaaaaaaaaaaaaaaaaaaatcataacgtTTGTGTTTTATAGCATGTGAACATAATTTATCCCTTGATAACGACTGTCTCACTGTCCAATCTTTTCATCTCCATTAGTTATAGTTATAGTCTTCCTTAGGTCGGCTTGTGGACCATTGAGCATTGATGTTAATaacaaatttattcattttttccaTTAAGAAATCATTTTATACATGCAAgaattaatatgttatgagaagtGCCCCTTATTGCAAGACATAAAGATTATCCAAAACATTTTTGATGGTATGGTTAACGTGTAAAACATACATTAAAAAGTTTGTTTAacaaaatttttacattttttgatTTAATAATAAGGTACCCCATCCCTCTATCCCAAGACAAAGCCATCACGACGTTATCAATTATCATCCCAATATACCACCGACGCAGATAAGAACCCACAAAATGTGACAGAATTACTAAATTGCATCATTTTTCAGCATTAAATTCACATGTCTGAAATCAACGACCCCTGTTTAACGAGATCATAAGGAGCCCACAATCCATCCAGTGGACACGCCCGCTTCGAATCCAACCTTAGCCACGGCTTCCCTTTTC includes:
- the LOC111904609 gene encoding mediator of RNA polymerase II transcription subunit 25, whose product is MTETKQLVVVVEGTAALGPHWRTIVTDYLEKIIRYFIQSTISNYNPDSPTVEMALVNFNAHGSYSACLIQRSGWTKNMNMFLEWLSAINFSGGGFCDAAIAEGLAEVLMMFPSLHGIQNHQRHCILVAASNPYPLPTPIYIPPDYIEMQSDSPLSDAETVAQYFKKCLVSLSVICPRQLPKLRAIYNAAKRNPSETDPTIDIMKNPNYLVLISEGFMVARDALTQPEITNLPSNQTPTETDVTPVSGPPQTTSTNDNLQNFTITKKPLNGNPTSSGEAESATLPGTSSTTMPTSEMDSTEVNDSVATTVGPTQQTSSALKSDSSRLYVKLWEGDLTVESQGNSVFITKLQGYRNPQTSELIAKDWPLTMQIDTLIPEEEMINNCRKFTGKVDHIVFRALNEHSTFLGRLQEKKLCMVIKLPSQALLLCVTADRINRLVGMVLPQEMVKYEK